In Triticum aestivum cultivar Chinese Spring chromosome 5B, IWGSC CS RefSeq v2.1, whole genome shotgun sequence, the following proteins share a genomic window:
- the LOC123110140 gene encoding alpha-amylase/trypsin inhibitor, protein MAPTRVLHLIALVLAAAVAADAATITVVNRCSYTVWPGALPGGGARLDPGKSWQLNMPAGTAGARVWPRTGCTFDGSGRGRCITGDCGGALACRVSGQQPTTLAEYTLGQGGNKDFFDLSVIDGFNVPMSFEPVGGSCRAARCSTDITKECLKELQVPGGCASACGKFGGDTYCCRGQFEHNCPPTNYSKFFKGKCPDAYSYAKDDQTSTFTCPAGTNYQIVLCP, encoded by the coding sequence ATGGCGCCCACTCGCGTCCTCCACCTCATCGCcctcgtcctcgccgccgccgtcgcagcagATGCGGCCACCATCACCGTGGTGAACCGGTGCTCCTACACGGTGTGGCCGGGCGCACTCCCAGGCGGCGGCGCGCGTCTCGACCCGGGCAAGTCGTGGCAGCTCAACATGCCAGCCGGCACCGCGGGCGCCAGGGTGTGGCCGCGCACCGGGTGCACCTTCGACGGCAGCGGCCGCGGCCGGTGCATCACTGGCGACTGCGGCGGCGCGCTGGCCTGCAGGGTGTCCGGCCAGCAGCCCACCACGCTGGCCGAGTACACCCTTGGCCAGGGCGGAAACAAGGACTTCTTCGACCTGTCCGTCATCGACGGGTTCAACGTGCCCATGAGCTTCGAGCCCGTCGGCGGTTCGTGCCGCGCTGCGCGCTGCAGCACCGACATCACCAAGGAGTGCCTCAAGGAGCTGCAGGTGCCGGGAGGGTGCGCGAGCGCGTGCGGCAAGTTCGGCGGCGACACCTACTGCTGCCGGGGCCAGTTCGAGCACAACTGCCCGCCGACCAACTACTCGAAGTTCTTCAAGGGCAAGTGCCCCGACGCGTACAGCTACGCCAAGGACGACCAGACCAGCACCTTCACCTGCCCCGCTGGAACCAACTACCAGATCGTCCTCTGCCCCTAG